From Chryseobacterium gallinarum, one genomic window encodes:
- a CDS encoding Lrp/AsnC family transcriptional regulator, producing MDRLDDKDLQLLRILQKNAKLTVKELAKEVNLSPSPVFERVKRLEQEGYIKHYAAVLEAEKLNRGFTVFCQVKLKIHDRAIGNSFVKDIIQIEEVAECYNISGDFDFLLKVQVRDMKHYQDFVFNKLGSVDSIGSTHSTFVMAEVKNTHGVSI from the coding sequence GTGGATAGATTGGATGATAAGGATCTCCAGCTGCTGAGAATCCTTCAAAAAAATGCGAAATTAACCGTAAAAGAGCTTGCGAAAGAAGTTAATCTCTCACCATCACCTGTTTTTGAGCGGGTAAAAAGACTGGAGCAGGAAGGGTATATTAAACACTATGCTGCCGTTTTGGAAGCTGAAAAGCTGAACCGCGGATTTACTGTTTTTTGCCAGGTTAAATTAAAGATCCATGACCGGGCTATCGGAAACAGCTTTGTAAAAGATATTATTCAAATTGAAGAAGTAGCAGAATGTTATAATATTTCCGGTGATTTTGATTTTCTGCTAAAAGTTCAGGTAAGAGATATGAAGCATTATCAGGATTTTGTATTCAATAAGCTTGGGTCGGTGGATTCTATCGGGAGCACCCATAGTACTTTTGTGATGGCGGAGGTGAAGAATACGCATGGAGTCTCGATATAG